In the Variovorax sp. S12S4 genome, one interval contains:
- a CDS encoding acyl-CoA thioesterase, with amino-acid sequence MSSATKPTPNSRSGYRAFRSIPTRWADNDMYGHVNNVVYYSWFDTAVNALLIERGALDIHQGQTIGFVVETQCNYFAPIAFPQTVEAGIRVAQAGRSSVRYEIALFAEGSDTAAAQGHFVHVYVDRATKRPVPLPEALQQVVDSLKT; translated from the coding sequence ATGAGCTCCGCCACCAAACCCACGCCGAATTCCCGGAGCGGCTACCGCGCGTTTCGCAGCATCCCCACGCGCTGGGCCGACAACGACATGTACGGCCATGTCAACAACGTCGTCTATTACAGCTGGTTCGACACGGCGGTGAATGCGCTGCTGATCGAGCGCGGCGCGCTCGACATCCACCAGGGCCAGACCATCGGCTTCGTGGTCGAGACGCAGTGCAACTACTTCGCGCCGATTGCTTTTCCGCAAACGGTGGAAGCCGGCATCCGCGTGGCCCAGGCGGGCCGGTCGAGCGTGCGCTATGAGATTGCGCTCTTTGCGGAAGGCTCGGACACGGCGGCAGCGCAGGGCCACTTCGTGCATGTGTATGTCGACCGGGCCACGAAGCGGCCGGTGCCGTTGCCCGAGGCGCTGCAGCAAGTCGTCGACTCCCTGAAGACCTGA
- a CDS encoding YihY/virulence factor BrkB family protein, translated as MKTPKPLQHVAPLLRHPLRFMWDALKAFRANQGLLLAGAVAYYALLSIVPLLIVSVIAMSHVIEQAELLRTIGRYLEWLLPGQSKAIVGELSNFLDHRDVMGPVLLVTMIFFSSLAFSILESAMAVIFHHRKADHKRHFAVSAVMPYIYILCLCVGLLLVTLVSGALQLVGQESVDLFGRNWSLSGVSGLLLYLLGLGGEIFMLTSLYLVMPAGRMSLRHALLGGVTAALLWEATRHVLIWYFSTLSQVNVVYGSLTTAIVVLLSLEIAATLVLLGAQVIAQYERLDRTGSTAVPPLTGAEVESLRRDESPRR; from the coding sequence ATGAAGACGCCCAAGCCATTGCAACACGTCGCGCCGCTGCTGCGCCACCCCCTCCGATTCATGTGGGACGCGCTCAAGGCGTTTCGCGCGAACCAGGGCCTGCTGCTGGCGGGCGCGGTGGCGTATTACGCACTGCTTTCCATCGTGCCGCTGCTCATCGTGAGCGTGATCGCGATGTCGCATGTGATCGAACAGGCGGAATTGCTGCGCACCATCGGCCGGTACCTCGAGTGGCTGCTGCCCGGGCAGTCCAAGGCCATTGTCGGGGAACTGTCGAACTTCCTGGACCACCGGGACGTGATGGGACCGGTGCTGCTGGTCACGATGATCTTCTTCAGCTCGCTGGCCTTCAGCATTCTCGAAAGCGCAATGGCGGTGATCTTTCATCACCGCAAGGCGGACCACAAGCGCCACTTCGCGGTGTCGGCCGTCATGCCCTACATCTACATCCTGTGCCTGTGCGTGGGGCTGCTGCTGGTCACCCTGGTGTCGGGTGCGCTGCAGCTCGTGGGGCAGGAGAGCGTCGACCTGTTCGGGCGCAACTGGTCGCTGTCGGGCGTGTCGGGGCTGCTGCTCTACCTGCTCGGGCTGGGCGGCGAAATCTTCATGCTGACTTCGCTTTACCTGGTGATGCCGGCCGGCCGCATGTCGCTGCGCCACGCGCTGCTGGGCGGCGTGACGGCGGCGCTGCTGTGGGAGGCCACGCGGCACGTGCTGATCTGGTACTTCTCGACGCTCTCGCAGGTCAACGTGGTCTACGGCTCGCTCACCACGGCCATCGTGGTGCTGCTGAGCCTGGAGATTGCCGCCACGCTCGTGCTGCTGGGGGCCCAGGTCATCGCGCAGTACGAGCGCCTGGACCGCACCGGCAGCACGGCGGTGCCGCCGCTTACCGGGGCGGAAGTCGAATCGCTCCGTCGAGACGAATCACCTCGCCGTTGA
- the rpoD gene encoding RNA polymerase sigma factor RpoD — MPSSKKPAPSLAKGVAAKSVAEKPLKAGVMPATKSGAAASKSAAATKVKTVPTKSTSIDDPKKAAAKTVAAAPAAKKVGRPPKAAGAAAPATGAKRGRKPKAGNDAPESDIDLSDIEEDLVGDEPATATTTEEKVKPLRMKISKAKERALMKEFGLDETVLSEEDLAKRRSRLKTLITLGKTRGYLTHGEISDHLPDKLVDAETMEVVVTMLNDMGVAVYEQTPDAETLLLNNTAPTATTVEEAEEEAEAALSTVDSEFGRTTDPVRMYMREMGTVELLTREGEIEIAKRIEGGLMAMMEAISASPATIAEILRLAADIREGKVVISTVVDGFSNPNEADDYVAEEDFDEFDEEDDDDGKGGSKALTKKLEELKRDALERFDRIAVMFEKVHKIYDKEGYGTPAYQKAQQALSDELMTIRFTAKTIEKLCDLVRTQVDDVRKKERELRRIIVDKCGFPQDEFIRDFSGYDKNGNRVPSNLLNLKWVEKQAASGKPWSAVLARNIPPVQELQQKLADIQSRVVVPLTQLKEINKRMNEGESSSRDAKKEMIEANLRLVISIAKKYTNRGLQFLDLIQEGNIGLMKAVDKFEYRRGYKFSTYATWWIRQAITRSIADQARTIRIPVHMIETINKMNRISRQHLQEFGFEPDASILAAKMEIPEDKIRKIMKIAKEPISMETPIGDDDDSHLGDFIEDSSNTAPIEAAMQAGLRDVVKDILDSLTPREAKVLRMRFGIEMSTDHTLEEVGKQFDVTRERIRQIEAKALRKLKHPSRSDKLRSFIDTL, encoded by the coding sequence ATGCCCAGTTCAAAGAAGCCTGCTCCTTCACTCGCCAAAGGCGTCGCCGCAAAGTCTGTCGCAGAAAAACCGTTGAAAGCCGGCGTTATGCCGGCAACTAAGTCGGGTGCCGCCGCGTCCAAATCGGCAGCCGCAACGAAAGTGAAAACCGTGCCCACGAAATCGACCTCCATCGACGATCCGAAAAAAGCCGCCGCCAAGACGGTTGCCGCCGCCCCTGCCGCCAAGAAAGTCGGCCGCCCGCCCAAGGCCGCCGGTGCTGCCGCGCCCGCCACCGGTGCCAAGCGCGGCCGCAAGCCCAAGGCCGGCAATGACGCGCCCGAAAGCGACATCGACCTGTCGGACATCGAGGAAGACCTGGTCGGCGACGAACCCGCAACCGCAACGACGACCGAGGAAAAGGTCAAGCCGCTGCGCATGAAGATCAGCAAGGCGAAGGAACGCGCCTTGATGAAGGAATTCGGCCTCGACGAGACGGTGCTCTCCGAGGAAGACCTGGCCAAGCGCCGCTCGCGCCTGAAGACCCTGATCACGCTGGGCAAGACCCGCGGCTACCTCACGCACGGCGAAATCTCCGACCACCTGCCCGACAAGCTGGTCGACGCCGAGACCATGGAAGTCGTGGTCACCATGCTCAACGACATGGGCGTGGCGGTGTACGAGCAAACGCCCGACGCCGAGACCCTGCTGCTGAACAACACCGCGCCCACCGCCACCACGGTGGAAGAAGCCGAAGAAGAAGCCGAAGCCGCGCTCTCCACGGTGGACAGCGAATTCGGCCGCACCACCGACCCCGTGCGCATGTACATGCGCGAAATGGGCACGGTCGAGCTGCTGACGCGCGAAGGCGAAATCGAAATCGCCAAGCGCATCGAAGGCGGCCTCATGGCCATGATGGAAGCCATTTCGGCCTCCCCCGCCACCATCGCCGAAATCCTGCGCCTGGCCGCGGACATCCGTGAAGGCAAGGTCGTCATCTCCACCGTGGTGGACGGCTTCTCGAACCCCAACGAGGCCGACGACTACGTGGCCGAAGAAGACTTCGACGAATTCGACGAGGAAGACGACGACGACGGCAAGGGCGGCTCCAAGGCGCTGACCAAGAAGCTCGAAGAACTCAAGCGCGACGCGCTCGAGCGCTTCGACCGCATTGCCGTCATGTTCGAGAAGGTCCACAAGATCTACGACAAGGAAGGCTACGGCACGCCCGCCTACCAGAAGGCCCAGCAGGCCCTGTCCGACGAGCTCATGACGATCCGCTTCACGGCGAAGACCATCGAGAAGCTGTGCGACCTGGTTCGCACGCAGGTCGACGACGTGCGCAAGAAGGAGCGCGAGCTGCGCCGCATCATCGTGGACAAGTGCGGCTTCCCGCAGGACGAGTTCATTCGCGACTTCTCGGGCTACGACAAGAACGGCAACCGCGTGCCGTCGAACCTGCTCAACCTGAAGTGGGTCGAGAAGCAGGCCGCCTCCGGCAAGCCCTGGAGCGCCGTGCTCGCGCGCAACATTCCGCCGGTGCAGGAACTGCAGCAAAAGCTCGCCGACATCCAGTCGCGCGTGGTGGTGCCCCTCACGCAGCTGAAGGAAATCAACAAGCGCATGAACGAGGGCGAATCGTCCTCGCGCGACGCCAAGAAGGAAATGATCGAGGCCAATCTGCGCCTCGTGATCTCCATCGCCAAGAAGTACACCAACCGCGGCCTGCAGTTCCTCGACCTGATCCAGGAAGGCAACATCGGCCTCATGAAGGCGGTCGACAAGTTCGAATACCGCCGCGGCTACAAGTTCTCGACCTACGCCACGTGGTGGATCCGCCAGGCGATTACCCGGTCCATCGCGGATCAGGCTCGAACCATCCGCATTCCGGTGCACATGATCGAGACGATCAACAAGATGAACCGCATCTCGCGCCAGCATCTGCAGGAGTTCGGCTTCGAGCCCGACGCCAGCATCCTGGCCGCGAAGATGGAGATCCCGGAAGACAAGATCCGCAAGATCATGAAGATTGCGAAGGAGCCGATCTCGATGGAAACCCCCATCGGCGACGACGACGATTCGCACCTGGGCGACTTCATCGAGGACAGCAGCAACACGGCCCCCATCGAGGCCGCAATGCAGGCGGGCCTGCGCGACGTGGTCAAGGACATCCTGGACAGCCTCACGCCGCGCGAAGCCAAGGTGCTGCGCATGCGCTTCGGCATCGAGATGAGCACGGACCACACGCTGGAAGAAGTCGGCAAGCAGTTCGACGTGACCCGCGAGCGCATCCGCCAGATCGAAGCCAAGGCCCTGCGCAAGCTCAAGCATCCTTCGCGTTCGGACAAGCTGCGCAGCTTTATTGATACGCTCTAA
- a CDS encoding multidrug effflux MFS transporter, whose amino-acid sequence MNPDADKLWLAPRWALAVLLAVLGMLGPFSIDTYIPAFSGIARSIGATPAEMQQTLSAYLFGFAFMNLFHGALSDSFGRRPVVLWGLAVFTIASLGCALSQNIAQLVLFRGLQGLSTGAGIVVSRAVIRDMFPPADAQRVMSQVTIYFGVAPAIAPIVGGFLFVHAGWHAIFWFLVAVGVILFVANYKLLPETLHQSQRQPFQVRHLMRGYWDLCSDPRFLLLAFASGVPFNGMFLYVLAAPAFLGDHLALAPTQFFWFFLLTIGGIMSGAWASGRMAGKVAPKRQIRDGFLIMLVTSLVNVAANALFTAHAAWALWPLAVFAFGWALMVPVVTLLVLDLHPERRGMASSLQAVIGSTANGIVAGVVAPLVMHSTLALALTSMLMLGIGLVAWVWLHGQWPEIGRRVAAEV is encoded by the coding sequence ATGAATCCCGATGCAGACAAGCTCTGGCTGGCCCCGCGCTGGGCGCTTGCCGTGCTGCTCGCAGTGCTGGGCATGCTCGGTCCCTTTTCCATCGACACCTACATTCCGGCCTTCTCGGGCATCGCGCGCTCCATCGGCGCCACGCCCGCCGAAATGCAGCAGACGCTTTCGGCCTACCTGTTCGGCTTTGCGTTCATGAACCTGTTCCACGGCGCGCTGTCGGACAGCTTCGGCCGCCGACCGGTGGTGCTGTGGGGGCTTGCGGTGTTCACCATTGCCTCGCTGGGCTGCGCGCTGTCGCAGAACATTGCGCAACTGGTGCTGTTCCGCGGCCTGCAGGGCCTTTCGACCGGCGCGGGCATCGTGGTCTCGCGCGCGGTCATCCGAGACATGTTCCCGCCGGCCGATGCGCAGCGGGTGATGAGCCAGGTGACGATCTACTTCGGCGTGGCGCCGGCAATTGCACCGATCGTCGGCGGCTTTCTTTTCGTTCATGCCGGCTGGCATGCGATCTTCTGGTTCCTGGTGGCGGTCGGCGTGATTTTGTTCGTGGCCAACTACAAGCTGCTCCCCGAAACCCTGCACCAGAGCCAGCGCCAGCCGTTCCAGGTGCGCCACCTGATGCGCGGCTACTGGGACCTGTGCTCCGATCCGCGCTTTCTGCTGCTCGCCTTTGCAAGCGGTGTTCCGTTCAACGGCATGTTCCTCTATGTGCTGGCGGCGCCCGCCTTCCTGGGCGATCACCTCGCCCTGGCGCCGACGCAGTTCTTCTGGTTCTTCCTGCTGACCATCGGCGGCATCATGTCCGGCGCATGGGCCAGCGGTCGCATGGCGGGCAAGGTGGCGCCCAAGCGGCAGATCCGCGACGGCTTTCTGATCATGCTGGTGACATCGCTGGTGAACGTCGCGGCCAATGCGCTGTTCACCGCGCACGCCGCATGGGCGCTGTGGCCGCTCGCGGTGTTCGCCTTCGGCTGGGCGCTGATGGTGCCGGTCGTCACGCTGCTGGTGCTCGACCTCCATCCGGAGCGGCGCGGCATGGCCTCGTCGCTGCAGGCCGTGATCGGCTCCACTGCCAACGGCATTGTTGCCGGCGTGGTGGCGCCGCTGGTCATGCATTCCACCTTGGCCCTAGCGTTGACCTCGATGCTGATGCTGGGCATCGGCCTGGTCGCCTGGGTCTGGCTGCACGGGCAGTGGCCCGAAATCGGCCGCCGCGTGGCGGCGGAGGTCTGA
- the pncB gene encoding nicotinate phosphoribosyltransferase produces the protein MIIHSLLDTDLYKFTMMQVVLHHFPGARVEYRFKCRNPGVDLAQFAGQIREEVRSLCSLQFRDAELAYLRSMRFIKSDFVDFLGLFRLNGKYINIIPQPSGELEIRIQGPWLHTILFEIPVLAIVNEVYFRNTQKKPDFEEGRRRLETKIGQLQDAGLADLKIADYGTRRRFSKDWHEEVLRTLNARLGAVTPPTLHPKPGARLPQLAGTSNVLYAMKLGLIPLGTMAHEYLQACQALGPRLRDSQIFGFESWAREYRGDLGIALSDVYGMSAFLRDFDLYFCKLFDGARHDSGDPFQWGERMLAHYAANRVDPLTKTLIFSDGLTVPRTIELYQQFRGRCQLAFGIGTNLTNDLGYEPLQIVIKMINCNGQPVAKLSDTPSKNMCEDEKYLAYLRQVFEIEQPPA, from the coding sequence ATGATCATTCACAGCCTGCTCGACACCGACCTCTACAAGTTCACCATGATGCAGGTCGTCCTGCATCACTTTCCCGGCGCCCGGGTCGAGTACCGGTTCAAGTGCCGCAACCCCGGCGTCGACCTGGCCCAGTTCGCAGGGCAGATACGGGAAGAAGTGCGAAGCCTCTGCTCGCTGCAGTTCCGGGACGCCGAGCTGGCCTACCTGCGGTCGATGCGTTTCATCAAGAGCGACTTCGTCGACTTTCTCGGGCTCTTCCGGCTCAACGGGAAGTACATCAACATCATTCCGCAACCCTCGGGGGAGCTCGAGATCCGCATCCAGGGGCCGTGGCTGCACACCATCCTGTTCGAGATTCCGGTGTTGGCCATCGTGAACGAGGTCTACTTCCGCAACACGCAGAAGAAGCCCGACTTCGAGGAAGGCCGGCGGCGCCTGGAGACCAAGATCGGGCAGCTGCAGGACGCCGGGCTGGCCGATCTCAAGATTGCCGACTACGGCACGCGCCGCCGCTTTTCCAAGGACTGGCATGAAGAAGTGCTGCGCACGCTCAACGCGCGGCTGGGCGCGGTGACGCCGCCGACGCTGCATCCCAAGCCCGGTGCGCGGCTGCCGCAGCTCGCGGGCACCAGCAATGTGCTGTACGCCATGAAGCTGGGCCTTATTCCGCTGGGCACCATGGCCCATGAATACCTGCAGGCCTGCCAGGCGCTCGGCCCGCGGCTGCGCGACAGCCAGATCTTCGGCTTCGAGAGCTGGGCCCGTGAATACCGCGGCGACCTGGGCATTGCGCTGTCCGACGTGTATGGCATGAGCGCCTTCCTGCGCGACTTCGACCTGTACTTCTGCAAGCTGTTCGACGGTGCGCGCCACGACAGCGGCGATCCTTTCCAGTGGGGTGAACGCATGCTGGCGCACTACGCGGCCAACCGTGTCGATCCGCTCACCAAGACGCTGATCTTCAGCGACGGCCTCACGGTGCCGCGCACCATCGAGCTCTACCAGCAGTTCCGCGGGCGCTGCCAGCTGGCTTTCGGCATTGGAACCAATCTCACCAACGACCTGGGCTACGAGCCGCTGCAGATCGTCATCAAGATGATCAATTGCAACGGCCAGCCCGTGGCCAAGCTGTCGGACACGCCGTCCAAGAATATGTGCGAGGACGAAAAATACCTGGCGTACCTGCGCCAGGTGTTCGAGATCGAACAGCCGCCGGCCTGA
- a CDS encoding phasin family protein, with amino-acid sequence MALTADQILAAQKANLETLFGLTTKAFEGVEKLVELNVTASKAALAEAAGTAQAALNVKDAQELLTLQASLFQPLAEKTAAYSRHLYDIAQGTGAEFTKAFEAKAAEAQQTFVGLVDSASKNAPAGSETAVAVLKSAVAAANNAFESVQKAVKQASDVAEANFNAVSSQAVAAAKTATTARKR; translated from the coding sequence ATGGCACTGACCGCTGACCAAATCCTCGCCGCCCAAAAAGCAAACCTCGAAACCCTGTTCGGCCTGACCACCAAGGCTTTCGAAGGCGTCGAGAAGCTCGTCGAACTGAACGTGACCGCTTCCAAGGCTGCCCTGGCCGAAGCCGCCGGCACCGCCCAAGCTGCCCTGAACGTCAAGGACGCGCAAGAACTGCTGACGCTGCAAGCCAGCCTGTTCCAGCCCCTGGCCGAAAAGACCGCCGCCTACAGCCGTCATCTTTATGACATCGCCCAAGGCACCGGCGCCGAGTTCACCAAGGCTTTCGAAGCCAAGGCTGCTGAAGCCCAGCAAACCTTCGTCGGCCTGGTCGACAGCGCTTCCAAGAACGCACCCGCCGGCTCGGAAACCGCCGTTGCCGTGCTGAAGAGCGCCGTGGCTGCCGCCAACAACGCTTTCGAATCGGTCCAGAAGGCCGTCAAGCAAGCGTCGGACGTTGCCGAAGCCAACTTCAACGCCGTGTCGTCGCAAGCCGTCGCCGCCGCGAAGACCGCGACCACCGCTCGCAAGCGCTAA
- a CDS encoding CsbD family protein: MNKDTIEGNWKQLKGKVKEQWGKLTDDDFDVIAGKRDQLLGRIQERHGISRDEAEKQVKEWESRDGRTPDTLWYEKY, translated from the coding sequence ATGAACAAGGACACCATCGAAGGCAACTGGAAACAGCTCAAGGGCAAGGTCAAGGAGCAATGGGGCAAGCTGACCGACGACGACTTCGACGTCATTGCCGGCAAGCGCGACCAGCTCCTCGGTCGCATCCAGGAACGCCACGGCATCAGCCGCGACGAGGCCGAAAAACAGGTCAAGGAATGGGAATCGCGCGACGGCCGCACGCCTGACACCCTCTGGTATGAAAAGTACTGA
- a CDS encoding histone deacetylase family protein, with protein sequence MRAFYSGQFVLPLPPGHRFPMSRYALLRDRLLEHLPGVDMDQAPRATDGELALAHTPQWIAAISDGSVSPQAMREIGFPWSEAMVERSRRSTGATIAACRAAFAGGVAANMAGGTHHAYADKGGGFCVFNDAAVAARLMQAEHGRSGRQLKVAVIDLDVHQGNGTASIFRNDPSVFTLSLHGQKNFPFRKEASDLDVELPDGCGDADYLTALEHALDELDRRFAPGLVIYLAGADPFERDRLGRLKLTFDGLEARDRRVFDWTWQRRIPVAFAMAGGYASDIAETVQVQLGTFKVAFEYWRRWQNAAR encoded by the coding sequence ATGCGCGCCTTCTATTCCGGCCAGTTCGTCCTGCCTTTGCCGCCCGGCCACCGCTTTCCGATGTCCCGCTACGCGCTGCTGCGCGACCGGCTGCTCGAGCACCTGCCCGGGGTGGACATGGACCAGGCGCCGCGCGCCACCGACGGCGAACTGGCGCTGGCCCACACCCCGCAGTGGATAGCGGCCATCAGCGACGGCAGCGTGAGCCCGCAGGCGATGCGGGAAATCGGCTTTCCCTGGAGCGAGGCGATGGTCGAGCGCTCGCGCCGCTCTACAGGGGCGACCATCGCGGCCTGCCGCGCGGCATTTGCCGGCGGCGTGGCGGCCAACATGGCAGGCGGTACGCACCACGCCTATGCCGACAAGGGCGGCGGGTTCTGCGTCTTCAACGACGCTGCCGTGGCCGCGCGGCTGATGCAGGCCGAGCATGGGCGCAGCGGCCGGCAGCTGAAGGTGGCGGTCATCGACCTTGACGTGCACCAGGGCAACGGCACGGCGAGCATCTTTCGCAACGACCCGAGTGTCTTCACGCTCTCGCTGCACGGCCAGAAGAACTTTCCGTTCCGCAAGGAAGCAAGCGATCTCGACGTCGAACTGCCCGACGGCTGCGGAGATGCCGACTACCTCACGGCGCTCGAGCATGCGCTCGACGAGCTGGACCGGCGCTTTGCGCCCGGGCTGGTGATCTACCTGGCGGGTGCCGACCCCTTCGAGCGCGACCGGCTCGGGCGACTCAAGCTGACGTTCGACGGCCTGGAGGCGCGGGACCGGCGGGTGTTCGACTGGACCTGGCAACGCCGCATTCCGGTGGCCTTTGCCATGGCCGGCGGCTACGCCAGCGACATTGCCGAGACGGTGCAGGTGCAGCTAGGCACCTTCAAGGTGGCCTTCGAATATTGGCGCCGCTGGCAAAATGCCGCGCGATGA
- a CDS encoding 3-hydroxyacyl-CoA dehydrogenase yields the protein MQIDGKVFIVTGGASGLGEGTARMLAANGGKVVIADMQAEKGEAVAKDIGGVFVKCDVSQEADGQAAVAAAQKLGKLVGLVNCAGIAPAEKTVGKNGAHALAVFSKTVTVNLIGSFNMIRLAAEAMSKNEPEATGERGVLISTASVAAYDGQMGQAAYSASKGGVVGMTLPIARDLARNGIRNMTIAPGIFGTPMLFGMPQEVQDALAASVPFPSRLGTPEDYAKLAKHIIENDMLNGEVIRLDGAIRLPPR from the coding sequence ATGCAGATCGACGGCAAGGTTTTTATCGTGACCGGTGGCGCTTCGGGCCTCGGCGAAGGCACGGCGCGCATGCTGGCCGCCAATGGCGGCAAGGTGGTCATCGCCGACATGCAGGCTGAAAAAGGCGAAGCCGTCGCAAAGGACATCGGCGGGGTGTTCGTGAAATGCGACGTGAGCCAGGAAGCCGACGGCCAGGCGGCGGTTGCCGCGGCCCAGAAGCTCGGCAAGCTGGTGGGCCTGGTCAACTGCGCGGGCATTGCGCCGGCCGAGAAGACCGTGGGCAAGAACGGCGCGCATGCGCTGGCCGTGTTCAGCAAGACCGTCACAGTCAACCTGATCGGCAGCTTCAACATGATCCGCCTCGCGGCCGAGGCCATGAGCAAGAACGAACCCGAAGCCACCGGCGAGCGCGGCGTGCTGATCTCGACCGCCTCGGTCGCGGCCTACGACGGGCAAATGGGCCAGGCGGCCTACAGCGCCTCGAAGGGCGGCGTGGTCGGCATGACGCTGCCCATTGCGCGCGACCTGGCCCGCAACGGCATCCGCAACATGACCATCGCCCCCGGCATCTTCGGCACGCCCATGCTCTTCGGCATGCCGCAGGAAGTGCAGGACGCGTTGGCCGCCAGCGTGCCCTTCCCTTCGCGCCTGGGAACGCCCGAGGACTACGCCAAGCTTGCCAAGCACATCATCGAGAACGACATGCTCAACGGCGAGGTGATTCGTCTCGACGGAGCGATTCGACTTCCGCCCCGGTAA
- the dnaG gene encoding DNA primase, translated as MTIPASFIQELIARADVVEIVGRYVQLKKAGANFMGLCPFHGEKSPSFSVSPTKQFYHCFGCGVHGNAIGFLMEHAGMGFVEAVHDLAGQYGLQVPEDDASPAERARAANQRQKQATLTDVLEKAGEAYRKALRQAPGAIEYLKGRGVSGEVAKQFGIGYAPAGWRALASVFPDYDDPLLAESGLVIVNTEDGAEDAKRYDRFRDRVMFPIRNVKGECIGFGGRVLGDEKPKYLNSPETPVFSKGRELYGLYEARAAFRERGYALVTEGYMDVVALAQLGFPNAVATLGTACTTEHVQKLFRFTESVVFSFDGDAAGRRAARKALDGALPYATDVRSIKFLFLPAEHDPDSFIREFGADAFARFVQEATPLSRFMIEAAREGCDLTTAEGRAHMSSNARPLWSAMPDGALKRQMLSEIATLVQLDAKALSELWAATPGPRKAAAAPAPRHSGEPGDPFDYPDMPPPAEYEPPRYESDSGSKPRGKFIKGKRWGGKFEAPIEPLRGRGKPPSRPDVAVRLLLSNMAQWEALSHELHVMLCDLPGQHGALFTWLDSQLHEHGVQPWAALREGMRGLDFEPLAERLMSVSEAAPVPEGEEDQHLADAVKELSSVLDFMLDDRLKAQQSEAIAAVGTDPKALERYKALEARRLELRTRLKPSSA; from the coding sequence ATGACCATCCCCGCTTCTTTCATCCAGGAACTCATCGCGCGCGCCGACGTGGTGGAGATCGTCGGGCGCTATGTGCAGCTGAAGAAGGCCGGCGCCAACTTCATGGGCCTGTGCCCGTTCCACGGCGAAAAGTCGCCCTCCTTCTCGGTCAGTCCCACCAAGCAGTTCTATCACTGCTTCGGCTGCGGGGTGCACGGCAACGCCATCGGTTTTCTCATGGAGCATGCAGGCATGGGCTTTGTCGAGGCGGTGCACGACCTGGCCGGCCAATATGGCCTGCAGGTGCCCGAGGACGACGCCTCGCCCGCCGAACGCGCCCGCGCCGCGAACCAGCGCCAGAAGCAGGCCACCCTGACCGACGTGCTCGAAAAGGCCGGCGAGGCCTACCGCAAGGCGCTGCGGCAGGCGCCCGGCGCCATCGAATACCTGAAGGGCCGCGGCGTTTCGGGCGAAGTGGCCAAGCAGTTCGGCATCGGCTACGCGCCGGCCGGATGGCGCGCCCTGGCCAGCGTGTTTCCGGACTACGACGACCCGCTGCTCGCCGAAAGCGGCTTGGTCATCGTCAACACCGAAGACGGCGCCGAGGACGCCAAGCGCTACGACCGCTTCCGCGACCGCGTGATGTTCCCCATCCGCAACGTCAAGGGCGAATGCATCGGCTTTGGCGGGCGGGTACTCGGCGACGAAAAGCCCAAATACCTGAACTCACCCGAAACGCCGGTCTTCAGCAAGGGCCGGGAGCTCTACGGCCTGTACGAGGCGCGCGCCGCCTTCCGCGAGCGCGGCTATGCGCTGGTGACCGAGGGCTACATGGACGTGGTCGCCCTGGCCCAGCTCGGCTTTCCGAATGCGGTGGCCACCCTGGGCACGGCCTGCACCACGGAGCACGTGCAAAAGCTCTTCCGGTTCACCGAATCGGTGGTGTTCAGCTTCGACGGCGACGCGGCCGGCCGGCGCGCCGCGCGCAAGGCGCTCGACGGTGCCCTGCCCTATGCCACCGACGTGCGCAGCATCAAGTTCCTGTTTCTGCCGGCCGAGCACGACCCCGACAGCTTCATCCGCGAATTCGGCGCCGACGCGTTCGCGCGGTTCGTGCAAGAGGCCACGCCGCTCTCGCGCTTCATGATCGAGGCCGCGCGCGAGGGCTGCGACCTCACCACCGCCGAGGGCCGCGCCCACATGAGCAGCAACGCGCGGCCGCTCTGGAGCGCCATGCCCGACGGCGCGCTCAAGCGGCAGATGCTGAGCGAGATCGCCACGCTGGTGCAGCTGGACGCCAAGGCCCTGTCGGAGCTCTGGGCCGCCACGCCGGGCCCGCGCAAGGCGGCGGCGGCACCCGCGCCGCGGCATTCCGGCGAGCCGGGCGATCCGTTCGACTACCCCGACATGCCGCCCCCGGCCGAATACGAACCGCCCCGCTACGAAAGCGATAGCGGCAGCAAGCCCCGTGGCAAATTCATCAAGGGCAAGCGCTGGGGCGGCAAGTTCGAGGCCCCCATCGAGCCCCTGCGCGGCCGCGGCAAGCCGCCGAGCCGGCCCGACGTGGCGGTGCGGCTGCTGCTGTCGAACATGGCGCAGTGGGAAGCCCTTTCGCATGAGCTCCATGTGATGCTGTGCGACCTGCCGGGCCAGCACGGGGCGCTTTTTACCTGGCTGGACAGCCAGCTGCACGAGCACGGCGTGCAGCCCTGGGCGGCGTTGCGCGAAGGCATGCGCGGGCTCGACTTCGAACCGCTGGCGGAACGGCTCATGAGCGTGTCCGAAGCGGCGCCGGTGCCCGAGGGTGAAGAAGACCAGCACCTCGCCGATGCGGTCAAGGAGCTGTCGAGCGTGCTCGATTTCATGCTCGACGACCGCCTGAAAGCCCAGCAGAGCGAGGCCATTGCCGCTGTGGGCACGGACCCGAAGGCCCTGGAGCGCTACAAGGCCCTGGAGGCGCGAAGGCTCGAATTGCGCACCCGGTTGAAGCCCTCCAGTGCATAA